AAACCGGAGAAAAATTTCATTAACTCCAAGGATTTACACCAATGACCAATCCGACGCCCAATGTTCCCGAATACGAGACCACATCCCCCTACGAATCCTTCGATTCCAAAAAACTCCACGAAGCCGCCGAGCGCGCCCTCGACCATCACCTCGGAACACATCCTGATAAAAAATCCAAACGTCGCAATGGCGACCTCTTCAGCGTCTGCCCCGACATCAACACTGAAACCCTCCTCGCCAACGCCTCGGAAGACCTCTTGTCCATCAGCGCCATCGCCGCCGACCTGGCCGACGGCGTGGAAGGCTCACGCCGCTCCGTAGCCCTGGCGCTCAGCCGCATGGCCGACGGGGTGCATTTGCTGGTTGAGCGAGCGCTGGATCATCTGGATGAACCGGAAATGGCGGCGATTTTCGCCAAGCAACAAAGCCGAGTCAGCTGACCTGTAGGAGCCGGCTTGCTGGCGATGGCGGCGCATCAATCGACGTAAAAAAGGGGACTTGGCGTCCCCTTTCTCGATAATCCCTAACTCGACAGCCTGTCTCGGGCAGCGAGTTCAAACCTGTCATTTTTTTAGCGGTTCATGGGTAACTGAAAACGCATTCGTACAGCGCAATAGGCGAGGTCTTCGCGCAACATGCGGAAACTCATGTCGCACTGCGCATCGGCGTATTGCTTCCAAACCGGATCGTCGAATTCAACTCCGCCTAGCAGGTTGATCGAGGCCTTTAGGCCGTTTTCTCGATCCGGCCCTGCCATCAGCGATGCAGCTTTGTAAAAGCCATCATTCGGCATCCCTGTCTGTAGATAAATGAGTTCGCCCAACCGGGCATTGGTTGCACGCGCCAAACACGCAAGCTTCTCGATTGGCGCCTCAGCTCCCGGTAAAGCGGACTGATAGATATCTTCGCAATACGTTTCTTTGAAACGCACCCACTTTCTTTGCACGTCGGTCAGTTGCTTCTTGTCTGCGGGAGCCAAACTGGCCATTGCTTTCTTGTATTGCTCATTCAAGACGGCATCGACTTTCTCGAGGCTTTGCTGACCGCAAGTGATCAAATCGGGATTGGTGAAGCTGTCGTGGTTGCAGGTTTCCTGAGCATTCGCCGAGATCATCGACGCCGCTAAAACGAAGCCCGTCAACGCCATCGCAAGCCTCTTAAGTGTTGTGCTCACTGCTGGGCCCCTACGCTACTGCCAAGCTCCAGTTTCTGATTCGCCACAGCCTGCTCGCCCATTACTCCACCGCTCCTTTACTGCGCTCAGCCACTCGATCAGGAATCTTCGACCCCTTGCCCGCGCTGGTCATCAACGAGGCATATTGCTTGTAAGCCTGCGCCGCCCGCACCTTATCTTTCACGCCCCAGTAACTATCCGCGAGATTCAGATAGGCAACTGTTCTGCCGGGGTTTCTGGCAATAACCGCGTTCAACAACTCAATGGATTCTTCGTAATAGCCGGACTCGCCCAATAGAAAACCGACGTCGTTAGACCAGCTTGGCGATTGAACGAAGTCATACTTTTGCGCGATGTAACTGTGCGGATAGCAGTGGCCTTCGCCCCCATCCATCAGAAAATTCGCCATCACCGTCGAAACGGCCTCTTTCTGCCCTTTTCGATACAGCACCAGCGCTTGGTCGAGCTGGTACGCGATATCCGACATCATCAGTTTTTTGTAGCCCTCGGCGGGTCGCTTAACGTGCAGGTCATGCAACTGCTCAAACACCTTGCGCCCATCGAACGACGACAACGAGGTTTCGCCGATCATGCTTTTGGGTACTTCTTCAACACTGACTACCGAGCGATCACAGGACTCGTTGTTGGTTACCTGCACTAGGCTACTCAGCTCAAACTGTTTTGAGTTTTTGTTGTAGCGGAACACCAGATTGAAGTTGTAAACGCCGTTATCTTCTTCGTTACTGACCAGCACAAGCGCGTCCCCTGCTTCAGCGGAAGACTGCTTGACTGACACGGGCTCCCCTTGCATATCGACAACCGTAAGCACACCTGCCGGACTGTTGATCACGTTGATACTGAAGCCTTCACTCATGGCCGCCGAGTATTGGCTTTTGATTAACGGTATCGCTTTGGATGTATCCAGCAGAATGTCGTCGCTGGCCCCAGGCTCAGGCGCGATCAGCAGTCGGTGATAAGCTTCATCGGTATCACCAGTCAGCACAAACACGTTTTGACGTGATGCATCACCCATTAAACTGACCGGAATCTTCCTGATAACCTGCGGAGTAGCGAGCGCAGGCGAAAGCAGCAGAGTGACATAGCAGACTAACGCGCAAACAAAGCACAAAAAAAAGCGTTTCACTGTCTTCAATTCCATAATTCAATCAGTTGAAATTCCCGCGACAAAGGAACGCAGTCTCCCGAGAGACTGTATATAAATAACGCCACCCTTACTAATTCAAACGTTCCTCAACTCTCTTAGGAACCTTACTTGCAACACCTTTCTTCCTCATCGCCTTTCGATATTCAGCATAGTACGGCTTCGCCTCATCATGCTTTCCAAGTACCCAGAGAGAATCAGCAACATTAAGTTTCAAGGGCACTCTATCCGCCGCAACAGCCAACAAACGATTATAAATTTGCATTGCCAAAAGGTGCTCGCCACCTTGGGCAAAGTAGAACGCAATGTCATTATATTCAGATATATTTTTTTCAGGTGGATAGCACGCCATATAGGAGGCAATTCCCATGAAAACAGAGTCTCTTAATGCACTAGCGCGCGACTCATTCTCAGACACGCCAACCACATCAGAGATTAGTTGCTTCGGAGAAATTCCCCCATTAGAAAATTCGAAAACCCCTCCTTCCGCACTTTTCCATTTGTTGTCCAGCCATGCGCCGTCACATTGCTGAACTGAACCCACATTTTCGACACAGCCAGTTTCCAGCGAAACCATATCGCAGTATACCGGAGAGGAAACTATTTCACTCCCTTCCCCATCGACTACTTCTCCGGTATTTGTTCGCTGCACTATCACATATTTTTTATCGCCAGAGACAAGACCTATCTCTGAGCTTGCAACGACTCCATTCTCATAACCCGCCAATTGAGTTGGGAGCGAGTATATGCTGAACCCATCTGTGGAGCCTTGATATTGCACATCATTCCACCCCCCATACTTCTCTTCATAATATTTAAAGCTTAAAGAACCACCTTTAAAACCAACAATTTTCAACGGCGCTGTATTTCCATAACTCGTATCAGTGAGCAAAAACACCAAACATGTGATCACACAGCACTTATTAAACATTTACTGCCACCTTTAAAAATGTGGGACAGACTTATTTTATCCCCAACTACAAAACCAAATTCACCCCTCCGACTAACTGTTATTTATCACCAGGTTCAACGTAATAAGTCTCAGCGTGCTTAAGCAACGACAGAAAGCTTCTCCTCAACTCATTAGTTTCCTTTTCCTCGCCACATGTCTCTATAAAAAAAACATTATTCCTGCCTGCCTCAAATGATGTGGTAAAACAAACGGAACCTAAAAAGTATACGCCCTCTACTCCAGACCAATTGCTACCAGAGTAGAGGTTTGCTTTTGATAGCGGATGCGATCCATTCCCAACTTTCAATCCATCTTTCTCTTGCGCATAATCGCCAGCTATTGCGTCCGCCAGAGTCATATCTTCGCAGCCGACCTTAATATCCCGCACCCTACCGTCTTTATATTTGTATTTAACAATAGTCTCGCCCTCACTTGTTTTCCCAGATGAGAAACCAGCGAAATCTTTTACCTTCATCACACAACCATTGCTTTCAACAACAAGATTCTCTCCAGCGTTCGCCAGAAAAAACGAGGACAATAAATACAAAGCGGCGACTTTAATCACTGTCTCTGCCTCTTAATAAATGAAGAAAAATGGGACAGATTTATTTATCGGCGACCGCACCACAAAGTGCCGAGCGCAACTAAACAAATCCATTCCCTTTTCCCTTTTTCGTTAAAGACTAGAAGAAGCTTCAGAGCGCTCAAATACTCGCGATGGAATTTTCGACTTTTTGTTTACCGACAGCATGAGTTTTTTATATTCAGAATATTGTTTTACGGCATCATTTTTATTGCCAACCGCCCAGTTTGAATCCGCCAAATTCAACCAAGCAACCGCTCTATTTGGCTGAGCAGTTACGATATCTTTTAGGAGCGGGATCGATTCCGCTGCTTGATTATTCTCCTGTAGAAAATAGGCATAATCATTTATCGCTGATACAACTACATCAGCCAATTCTTTGTCAGCCAGCCAAGCAGACTTATAATTTTCCGCATAAGCAGAAAGCCCGATGATCGCCTCCTCTTTTTTTCCTCTTTTAAACAACGACAGAGCATTGGCGTGAGCGAGACCAATCATTTCCGAATAAACAATTTTATGTTTCTTGTCATTGAGCAGAATCTTTCCATAGCGATTAACCAGACTATTATCTAATGCACAAATACCCACATCATCCACATCAGTTATAACTATCGCCGCGGAATCACTCTCAACGTTTATTTTTTTCCCCTGCGCTTGTTCTTCACTATAACTGTTTATGCCCGTGCTGACTGGAAAGAGGTTACCTTTAAAGCCTCCTTCTACAGCTGTTAAACTTGCTGCGATTACGCAACTACCTGACGTAGCCTGCCCATTATCGTTTCCCCCAGCAAGAACTAGCAACGAAGTACGTCCTTGCACCTCCGTTAAAGCTGCACTTCCTGAATCGGAAACGTAAAGCGCCAAACTGTTTTGAGCCATTGAAATACTGGCAAAAAGCACTGCAACAGCAAACATCAAAATATTAGTAGCCGCTTTCATCTTTCAACCGCCCCTGTGCTTTCGCCTTTTTTGAAACAAATCTAATGCCAAGCTTCAGTTTTTTGATTCGCAACAGCCTGCTCGCTTACTACTCCACCGTTCCCTTACTGCGCTCAGCCACTCGATCAGGAATCTTCGACCTCTTGGCCGCGCTGGTCATCAGCAAGGCATACCGCTTGTAAGCCTGCGCCGCCCGCACTTTATCTTTCACGCCCCAGTAACTATCCGCGAGGTTCAGATAGGTCACTGTTCTGCCGGGGTTTCTGGCAATAACCGCGCTCAACAACACAATGGACTCATCGTAATAGCCGGACTCACCCAATAGAAAACCGACGTCGTTAGACCAGCCTGGCGATTGAGCGAAGTCATACTTTTGCGCGATGTAGCTGTGCGGATAACAGTGACCGCTGCCTCCATCCATCAGGAAATTCGCCATCACCGTCGAAACGGCCTCGGTCTGCCCTTTTCGATACAGCGCCAACGCCTTGTCGAGCTGTTCCGCGACGTCAGTCATCATCAGTTTTTTGTTGTCACCGGCAGATTTAATGCGCAAGCCAGAGAGCTGCTCAAACACCTTGCGCCCATCGAAAGATGCCAAAGACATTTCACCGATCAGGCTTTCGGGTACTTCTTCAACACTGACAACCGAGTGATCACAGGACTCGTTATTGACGACCTGTAATACATTTTTCAGCTCGAACTGCCTGGAACTTTTGTTGTAGCGAAACACCAGGTTGAAGTTATAAACGGCGTTATCTTCTTCGCTG
This DNA window, taken from Pseudomonas fluorescens NCIMB 11764, encodes the following:
- a CDS encoding DUF6124 family protein — protein: MTNPTPNVPEYETTSPYESFDSKKLHEAAERALDHHLGTHPDKKSKRRNGDLFSVCPDINTETLLANASEDLLSISAIAADLADGVEGSRRSVALALSRMADGVHLLVERALDHLDEPEMAAIFAKQQSRVS
- a CDS encoding lysozyme inhibitor LprI family protein → MALTGFVLAASMISANAQETCNHDSFTNPDLITCGQQSLEKVDAVLNEQYKKAMASLAPADKKQLTDVQRKWVRFKETYCEDIYQSALPGAEAPIEKLACLARATNARLGELIYLQTGMPNDGFYKAASLMAGPDRENGLKASINLLGGVEFDDPVWKQYADAQCDMSFRMLREDLAYCAVRMRFQLPMNR
- a CDS encoding tetratricopeptide repeat protein; the protein is MELKTVKRFFLCFVCALVCYVTLLLSPALATPQVIRKIPVSLMGDASRQNVFVLTGDTDEAYHRLLIAPEPGASDDILLDTSKAIPLIKSQYSAAMSEGFSINVINSPAGVLTVVDMQGEPVSVKQSSAEAGDALVLVSNEEDNGVYNFNLVFRYNKNSKQFELSSLVQVTNNESCDRSVVSVEEVPKSMIGETSLSSFDGRKVFEQLHDLHVKRPAEGYKKLMMSDIAYQLDQALVLYRKGQKEAVSTVMANFLMDGGEGHCYPHSYIAQKYDFVQSPSWSNDVGFLLGESGYYEESIELLNAVIARNPGRTVAYLNLADSYWGVKDKVRAAQAYKQYASLMTSAGKGSKIPDRVAERSKGAVE
- a CDS encoding tetratricopeptide repeat protein, with product MFNKCCVITCLVFLLTDTSYGNTAPLKIVGFKGGSLSFKYYEEKYGGWNDVQYQGSTDGFSIYSLPTQLAGYENGVVASSEIGLVSGDKKYVIVQRTNTGEVVDGEGSEIVSSPVYCDMVSLETGCVENVGSVQQCDGAWLDNKWKSAEGGVFEFSNGGISPKQLISDVVGVSENESRASALRDSVFMGIASYMACYPPEKNISEYNDIAFYFAQGGEHLLAMQIYNRLLAVAADRVPLKLNVADSLWVLGKHDEAKPYYAEYRKAMRKKGVASKVPKRVEERLN
- a CDS encoding tetratricopeptide repeat protein, coding for MKAATNILMFAVAVLFASISMAQNSLALYVSDSGSAALTEVQGRTSLLVLAGGNDNGQATSGSCVIAASLTAVEGGFKGNLFPVSTGINSYSEEQAQGKKINVESDSAAIVITDVDDVGICALDNSLVNRYGKILLNDKKHKIVYSEMIGLAHANALSLFKRGKKEEAIIGLSAYAENYKSAWLADKELADVVVSAINDYAYFLQENNQAAESIPLLKDIVTAQPNRAVAWLNLADSNWAVGNKNDAVKQYSEYKKLMLSVNKKSKIPSRVFERSEASSSL